In Rhodococcus pseudokoreensis, the DNA window CCGTTCTCAACTCCAACCTCACCACCGCTTGGACCCCGGAGGACTACGGCAAGCTCGTGGACATCACGGTGGCTGCAAAGGCAGTCCCGTTCCAGGCTGGCACCCTCGTGGAGACCGGCTCGCAGACGATCCGGTTCCCGGTCCTGCAGGCGGACCCGGCCACCGGTTGGTACGCCGAGAACTCGACCATCACCCTCACCGACCCCGACACCGATGAGGTCGTGGTCACGCCGAAGAAGGTTGCGGGTCTGACCCAGGTCTCGAACGAGGCGCTGAACGACTCGAACCCCGCTGTCGCCAACCAGATCGGTCAGGGTCTCGCGCGTGACATCGCTCGGAAGATCGATGCCGCGTTCTTCGCGAACACCACGACGAACGGCCCCTCGGGTCTGCTCTCGGTGTCGTACTCGGTGGTCGACACCGGAGCTGCGTACACCAACCTGGACGCGTTCCACGCGGCCAAGAAGGAAGCCCAGGATGCTGGTGCTGAGCTGACTCACTTCGTCCTGGCTCCTGATGTGGCGCTTGCGCTGGCTCAGGCGAAGACCGGCACCGGCTCGAACCAGGGCCTCCTGGACAACGTCGGTGACGGCGTCACCCTGGCTGGTGTCCCGGTGATCGTTTCGGTTGCGGTTGCTGCAGGTGAGGCATGGGGCCTCGATAAGTCCCAGATCATGACGGTTCGCCGTACCGGCACTCAGGTTGTCACCTCGGGTGATGCCGCGTTCGCCAGCGATGCGGTTCAGATCCGCGCGACCTCGCGCGTAGGCTTCGGCCTGATCAACCCGGCAGGCATCGTGCGTCTGTACAACGCCGCCTGATCCGACGATTGAGATTGGCCCCCACCTGCATCAGGGTGGGGGCTTTTCTCGTTTGTCAGATCCGCACAGTCAGGCACCTTGGCCGGCACTGGTCCCACCTGAGATTACTCGTCCCGCGGTTTGTTCGGAACTCACAAGCGACGGGGTAGGCACCGGGTACGGGGTGCCCTGGGTAGGGGGCACTGGGGCACTACCTGCCTGGGGTCCGGGGTCGGGGTTGCCTGCCTGTGGGAGGGCAGGCACCGGCTCGGGGTCTGAGGTCTCGCTCCGGGTGGGGTCCGCTCGGGCATATCCGCAGGTCGCACCGGGTCTGTCGGCGTCGTCGACCCCCCCACCCTCCAGGGGAGGGATCCCCCACGTACGCCCTCTTGACCGGGGCGTAATGCGGATTCGCCATCCGCTGAGCAAATGAGATTTCTGAATTTTTAGGAACGTCCCCAGGTCAGGGGCTATATCGCATGAAAGAAAGAGGTGTTTAGATGCCCCAAACGACTACGAAACCGAGGATGCCGCGCGGCCTTGGGACCGCCGGTCAGCGCCTGTGGCGTACGACGTTGGACGAGTTCGAGATGGACTCGGAGCCGCACAAGATCGAGATCCTGACGCAGGCCTGCAAGGTCACGGACAAGATCGC includes these proteins:
- a CDS encoding phage major capsid protein, whose product is MTVLNSNLTTAWTPEDYGKLVDITVAAKAVPFQAGTLVETGSQTIRFPVLQADPATGWYAENSTITLTDPDTDEVVVTPKKVAGLTQVSNEALNDSNPAVANQIGQGLARDIARKIDAAFFANTTTNGPSGLLSVSYSVVDTGAAYTNLDAFHAAKKEAQDAGAELTHFVLAPDVALALAQAKTGTGSNQGLLDNVGDGVTLAGVPVIVSVAVAAGEAWGLDKSQIMTVRRTGTQVVTSGDAAFASDAVQIRATSRVGFGLINPAGIVRLYNAA